The segment aaaggtctttcaaaagaaaaaaatgcattgaaagttatagaactaaaaagtaagatagaaaatgcagaacaaatgattatacaatcaaaataaaatgaaaaacgggacttggaagaaaaaacccagactattatactcgtatgcgaaaaagatgaataaaagaagaacagaaataggctctctaagaattgaagggaggttaactaatgaaaaaaaaaatgaaatatgcaacatattggcagaacgatataggagagaattcacccctagaattgataatgaagttaatgatatagaagtaagggacgaaaatagtgaatatctagcagacatagatattaatgaagctgatattgtgcaggctattaatgaaattaaaaatggagctgctgcagggcctgatggtttccttgctattttgttaaagaaagtagttcattctatcgcaaagccacttgcaatattattaagacaaagtgtagatacaggcaagatttatgatgaggacaaattagcatatattacccctactttcaaaagtggatcaagactagaggcaagtaattataggcctgtgagtctaacatcacatattatgaaagtgtatgaaagggtaatgaagaaaaatattatgaaacatttaataaaaaataatttgtttaatataggacaacatggtttcgtacccggaaaaactacacaaacccaactgttagtcctacgtaagaacatatacaaaaatatgaaaagcggaaatgaaacagatgtggtttatctagactttgcaaaagcttttgacaaggtagaccataatatattagcgaagaaaattagaaaacataatatagtggataaagtaggaagatggttaaaagaatttttacacaacagaaaacagatagttattgcaaacgatgagaaatcggatgaagctaaggtaatatctggtgtgctacaaggtacggtgttagctgcattactgtttgttattatgattgcagacatacacagtaatgttaaggactcagtagtgagtagtttcgccgatgacacaagaataagtagagaaaattaattgtgagagataggaacgtgctacaaagagaccttaacaaagtatatgattggacagaggtaaataggatggtatttaactctgataaatttgaatcaataaattatggagacagagaaggaaagctatatgcatataggggacctaataatgagacaatcacaataaggaaagcagtaaagaccttggtgtgatgattaataggaacatgttatgcaatgatcaaatagcaattctattggcaaaatgtaaagcaaaaatgggaatgttgttacggcacttcaaaacaagaaaagctgaacacatgattatgctttataaaacatatgttcgtagtccacttgaatattgcaatatgatatggtacccccactatcaaaaggatattgcacaaatagagagtatacaaaggtcctttagagctagaatagaagaagttaatgaCCTTGACTACCGGGAAatactacaatccttaaaattatatagtctagaaaggagaagagaacgctacatgataattcaggcttggaaacagatagaaggaattgccgaaaacatcatggagctaaaaatatcagaaagagcaagcagaggtagaataatagtgcccaaaactataccaggaaaaataaggaaagcacacaggacattaatccactgcgcaccagcatcgataatgcagcggtcTATTCAATGAGTTGCCAGCTCATcagaggaatatatcaggagtgagcgtaggtgtgtttaagaataagctcgacaaatatctaagctgcatcccagaccatccaagattggaagatgcaaaatataccggaagatgtactagcaactctctggtagacattagaggtgcctcacactgagggacctggggcaacccgaacaagatgtataaggtctgtaaggtaaggtcatatCCGCTGGTTCTTTCCAGCAGTTCCActgcttcccccacacatatttctctcatgtctccccagatattttccactctgttaccctgtccaaattctgcGTTCTCTCTAACATTCCTCCTAAACTGCTCCCCTTTTTCTACTTTAAGGTCCTAAATCTATttaattctagatcttctctttctcttcttgggttttctacttctcattttaaaatccatcaccaccaacctatgctgtttaacacacactctcccaagatcactttgcagtttgtcacattgcTTTTCTCGGCTCCTCTGACCCGGATGTAATTTATTTGGCCCTGCACCCCTCCACTTTCATAACTTATCAAGTACGTATGTAACTTTTGAAACCCTGTGTTCAAacaggccaattcaaaactctgagccatctccaataaataatccccatcttcatttctaattccaaacccatgacCTCCATGTccctcctcatacccatctcttctcttttccACCCTGCCATTCATAACAGCTCCTACTtttagtttctcctcctctttcactgttctaatgaccacctcaaactcttgtctaaataattctttctcttgctcttggaaCCCCATCTGAGGAGCGTgtgctgatattatatttactatcttggcccctattattattggaatctttaaaagtttatcatttactctctttacttctaccaccttttccttccagttgttacttactataattccatctccatttcttccctcttgtgACTCGCTGTAATAtagcttatacccatttcctatctccctagttccactccctttccacctagtctctGGCAGACACAAGAAATCTATCTtcctctccatcacatctactaGTATCTCCCTCACTTTTTCTGTTAGAGTACCTACATTTCACAtacctgctcttatcttccactctttcactaacttctttggccGCTGTCGTAAACCCTGCTGTACCCCTCATCCATTTATCACGGCAGTAGGGAGATTCTGACGTGCATCGCTTACAAGAGACACTAGCTgcactcatattccttaaaacattaggcatggtttattgtttggcaaaggggtttttacaacTGCATGACCTTGTTGTCATCAACCAcacttattggcggtgggcctatcctttgactaaaaagtccacctgcaaggcagcagtttctgcagttattggcagtgggcctagccttttactaaacagtaagactgcaaggcagaagtttccacagttattggtggtgggcctagccttttacgacCCACAGAACCTACactggtagtattcttacacccctaccacagggcagctatatatatatatatatatatatatatatatatatatatatatatatatatatataaagagagagagagagagagagagagagagagagagaggagagagagagagatacacatatacatgtatagtacTGTACAGCATATGCAACAGCTTTTTATTCTGAACATTCATTGGATATTTTGAGGTAACATTGCAAAAACCGCTTAGAAAGAAAATGCATTAAGCACAGCAATAATAACTAGGAATTCGCTTCTAATCCCTCACTTGAATCTTTAAATCTACACATCACGACAGCATTATCACGGGGATAAAGGGCCATTTATTTTGCACAGGCACAGAAATAAAGTTAATACCAAGGTAAAGTAACTCCAAATAATTTCAATTGAGTGTGATTGGGAAAAAATGTAATATTTGTTATACTTATTcctttttttagctttctgtaaaaaaaagaatattgagatagctttatctgtctgtctacgctttattgtccgccctcagatcttaaaaaccaccgaGTCTACAGGGCTACAAATTAGTATGTTTATAGATAATTCACTCCCCAATCatcaacatacaaaattgcagctctCTGGCTTCAGTAATTTCTAtgctatttaaggttaaagttagccacagtCGTACTTCTGACACAGCTAAAGgtaccaggccaccaccggactgtggctgactttcatgggccgcggctaagagtttcataggCCATGGCCGAGTTTCATTGACCGCGACTTAGAGTTTCATgagcagtggctgaaagtttcatacaggaTTATACACTgtgtagaaaactcgattgctcatTTGTTGCTTGTTTCATGTACAGTTGGACAGGTGATTGGTGGAATGAAATGATTGCGAATTGATGTCTATTTTCGTGAATGGAAGCTCTTATGGACAAGTTCCGTTTCAGCCGTTGTATAAATAACGTTATGGAATACGAAGTTGTAAGGGAATCTATAGTTGTTAGGCGATAGGAGATCAAATGATTTGGTTACAAATAacgttgataaaagaaaaaaactcctaCAAACGCCAACGACTTTCAAATTGTGGGGAAGGCGCGAAGTGAGAAGAAACTAACCACTTTGGAATCCATAATGATCAGAATGACCATTCCAACACACAACGCAGGTGTTTATTGCcaaatgttttgattttattttaacccTTCGTGTCTGTTCCATTTATGTTATCCTTGACGACAGCCAAGCCTTCGCTACCAATATGGGTGGGTGTTCTGTGCCCCTTTGCTGTTACCTGTCCTGCCCTTTCTGTGCATTTTTAGAGAATCTGCCTTACCCTTTCTGTGCATTTTTGCTCTCTATTCTGCCTAAGATATAAATAAGGTGAGAAATAAATTTTGCATATAcctttcacattatatatacaagtatttatGGTTTTTAACCGctttttcagccttgaaaatgcatcaagCGATGTGAAATGTCGGCTATTGAATCAATGTATGCAAATAGAACCCCTTTCCATGAACTCTTGatcgtaaaagaaaaaagcgGGATTCTCTCTGCATTAATTTGGAAAACGATAAGTTGATTTATCTTGATACAGAGACTGTCAAAGGATCATTTACCACGCTTATGATTTTTGCTTTGGCGTTGTATTGCAAGAGTGAATAGGAGCGAATTCCATTTTGTCATTAGTCCTAGTTTGGGTTAGATGTGTGATTTTAGAGGGAAGCTGCTTAAAGAAACGAGAATTCCTGTTTGTGTGGCATCGCCTCAAGATTtctttataaaactttattattattattattattattattattattattatattattattattaaaggaaggGTGATGTTTCAATATTTCTGCTCCccactcaattattattattaatattattataatttattattagtagtagtatcgATAGTGGTAGTACGAcgccctaaaggcgataactcgaGAGGCTTCAAGTttaaccatcaaagggttaactaggCTTCTCTGAACTTTTTGCTATATAATTATCATCGTTAACTGCATTTCGGATAGtcttaaataaatcttatatggaacGAAATTTAAAAAACTGTGCCGTCAGGATTGAACCCGTTTCTAGTTAGGCTGATATGTTGAAAATTTATCTTATATGGGAcgaaattttaaaatgtaaaggtttatctgccgaaagaatttttcttttctcttcaataCTTTGGGAGATATTAGCAtatgaatagcgttagggccgggccttagcgaaaattataatgcaataattaaaacatcatttaaatgtgtatttctgatattttaaaaataatttttatcttggATGAAATTGACAGATATGAGGTTTTATCTGCtaaaagaattttccttttattttcaatacttttggagatattagcatttgaatagcgttaggccTAAGGCAATGATTAAAACATCATCtaaatgtaaatttatgatatttttaaaaataaatcttatatgggatgaaatttaaagatataagACTTTATCCACagaaaggatttttcttttatcttcaatacttttggagacaTAAGCATTTGAATAGTGTTAgggccgggccgccagaaatgaatctgtttccagtaagacttcgcttcgttcgtaattattattattattattattattattattattattattattattattattattattattattattattactgcgtATGGGACTCAACTGCCATTTCTCTACCCGACCGAGGCCACATGGAGAAACgccttgagatcgagtacctgctggacaccatacacaagcatgaagatcaagaCACCATACGAACacggacgccctgcagcccctcctcttggccgaggccctcacggaacgcggtgattacaagagtgatgtgatcgacaggcgcctgagggaagcagccaaagaactccgagcgaaagaggatgtcaccgtccgtcgggccgataaaaccgctgcatttgtactcatccgcactgaggaataccaccacaagttggatgagatactgtcagacagcagcaaattccagagaattactaagaaccggtagatgacattaaacgtgaggccaataggattattgagactgtcaatgcagcttccaatgccttcacttgctgccgatcgtaggggactacgaccttggctatatatacgggaatgttaaaacccataaaccagggaacccgttacgccccatcattagccaaattcccgctcctacataccagcttgcgaagaaattgaatgctattttgactccttacgttccagatgaccacagtttgaagtcctctgccgagtttatagaagccctgaaaacgacaccgtccggaggagttattgcatcgatggacgtggagtccctgttcacgaacgtccccgtggatgaaacaaatccagataattctggatcgtgtatacagagacgactccacgcccccattaaactccaatgagcatgccctccaaaaacaaaatccttgaaatatgtacgaaaagggcccctttctccacccacagaggccatatgtacacgcaaaaagacggcgtagcgatgggttctccccttcggagtacttttcgcgaacttctacatgggtactgtggaacgtcgggtattcgccaccatcgagaaacgtctatgtacgtccgatatattgacgacaccttcatcggtgccaacacggtggaagaaatagagcgcctgcgacaagccttccacgaccacagcagactcaacttcaccatcgagcattgccgtgaccgtcgcctccccttccttgacgttctcgtcgggcaacaaggaagaacgcttcgtaacacaagtgtatacgaaacccacgaacctgggcatgtgcctgaacggcgagagcaagtgtccagagagatacaaacgcactgcaatcagcgccttcatcaagagagctctcacactgctcttcgtggaaggacacgcacactgaattagaacgtgttgcccaagttctaattaacaacgggtattccaaccgggacatcgaaaaagccattcgcagaaacatcgataagtggtaccagcaggagcctcgcccgtCGCCCTTgaaagacgtcactctcttttacaaggagtattcacaagaaatacaaagaggatgaacgagcccttcgtaacatcatcgaaaggaatgtctcccccacggaccctgcgaaaaaagtaaaattgatcatttactataaaagcaagaagaccagtggcctgattatgaaaaacaacccagcccctgtgatgcaggaccctctcaagaaaactaacgttgtctaccaatacaaatgccctgtccggaaTGCCCGGcggcctacattggtatgacaacgatgcgattttccaagaggatatcctgccacgctcaggaaggcgccatccataatcatgcaaaaaacgtccacaataccaggataactcggaaggacattattcctaatattggtattatcgataaggcagcagaccaccgtcgcctccgcctcttagaggccctacacatcgggaaggagagacccagccttaacaccactcaagagacttcactcctcccgacggtggcacgtagggcgctgcccgccggcaccatagagccgatcgaacggaccaatcaggtgcccctgcccaatactatgctcccagccTCCAGCgtcgcacgcgaagagcagtgcgagcttccacctctgcaagacggcttgactcagggacttaatcctctgttcagccaatgaaaacgcagcgcccatcagacagagcacctgggacacaataaataccgccgaacgaccccattccaatcaatCAACATTCTACCAGCAGACCTCGCAGAGAGCAGACGTGCCGAGAGATCGCTCCCGCCTCCTCGCCGCCTATTGGTAGAGAGAAATCCTCCCTCCCATTGGCTGACAACCGAAACCTTCAAGCTTGTTCTCAGCAACCAAGCTTGAAGAAAGTTGAACTTGCCTCCTATTGGCTGAGAGCACTTCTGCCAGAGCTGCCTTCTCATTGGCTGCTGATACAGCTCTTCAAGCCACTTTTACGACTGCTGCCAAATTGGCGCAAAACTATAAGTGAAATTCCACCCTCCCGTCCATCCCCATCCATCCTTCCctacccccattcccccccccaaaCTTCCACCACTATCACCACCATTCCTAGTCCCATTCCTACTACCTTCCCAGCTTATATTCTTCCCATCCTACCACTAGTTAGGGCAATCCCTGCCTTGTCTACCTATTCTATTGTTTCAGACCTCATTCTCAACTTCTCAACTTCTTCCAACTAACACCATCAGTAGCCCTTTTGCCCCTGGAGTAGCCGTTGTGAGTCTTAAAACTCTCTAGGGGCACTGGGAGTTCTGCATCGTCCAGGCTCATACTTCTTCAGTAGTGCCTGCATAGGAGTTAGGTATTGGTCACTGCCTTCCATAAAGTGACTGCTAACTATTACTGTAACtctaatttccttttaaaaaaaaaaaaaaaaaaagttttttggttCTACCGCCCTTAATATTTGAAATTCTCCACTTTTATTGAAGtttgttaaaaagttaataatttgCACCTTCCCCCTTTTCAAAAGTCATCCTACAttgttgtatcacaaatttctcaaaaatattcccaaattttgaaatttacatatttatcaaaaagGTTGTGCAAATCCCCTAgattaatttagtatttttcaCAGAGGGAATTAATTATTCTTCTTTCAGAGGGTAAAATTCTTGCTTAATCATGACATAAtgggtaaagttaaaattaaggaCACTAGTCAGGGACTTGATGAAGAATCACGTCGCCTGGCAATATGGAATACTCTTCAGGAAAAATTTTGCTTTATCCACAAGCTCACTAAAGCTAATAATTACTACTTAGCTATAGCTGATGAAGCcaacattgaaaaaaataattcatcctgACACCAAACTGGCTCTACACAATAATAAGTTTGAAGTTCTGGACCCCTCATCTGAATGCTTCACGCACATTGGTCATAACCCAGGCTGACAGTTTGGTATATAATCTATCCGATGAAGAGCTCAAGTATGAAATTGAACAACGTAATGTGTGTAAAGGTTACTGCAATCATCAAGCTTCCCAACACCAAACCACATTCAAGGTAAAACTAGAGTCTACCCAAATGGTGAGAGACTGTCTCATCAAAGGACTTCTCATCTCTGGCCAATCCTTTCCACCTAGATTCCTAAGCCAGGAGATCTACGCTGTTCCACCCCAGTGTATGAGATGCTACAGCTATGAGCACACAAAAAAGAACTGCCCCAAGCCAAGTAACTATAAAATCTTGCTCAAATATGTGCCTCTGAGGAACAACTATTGGACCGATGCACCAACCAGGAAAATCCAAAGTGCATCACTTGCAATGGGGATCACCCAACCATGGCTGCAAGATGCCCAACCAGGAAAGCTTTGACCAAGGACCAGGCTAAAACGATCAGGAACCAACAATCCCAGAATCACTCCAAACAAGACTTCGCCCAAGCCACAGCCTCAACTGCGCCGAATAGTCAAAACACACCCAACAACAACATCTCACTTCATCAGCTCACTGTAATCAACACAGCTATAATAACTGCAAATTTGAGTGAAACAGTTGAACCGGGCACTTTCCAATCAATGATGGACGCTTTCTACAAAGCTAATGGCCTACCGTTGATCAAAATTCCTACAGAGGCTATCCAGCTAGCTAAGAAAGTCTCAACATTGCTAAAGTCAGAAAATCAAAACAACACCAGCCCCAATCAGCCCCTGACATTGATGACGACATGGAAATGAAGAAGCCAAGAGGAAAAGAATACAAAGCGATTCAGACTCTGAAGTTGAAATGCCTTCACACCCGGCAAAAAAACAGCCACTTCAACTATCACAAGCAACAACCTCATCCTACAATAATACAGACCCTGAAACACAAGGAGCTATGGCTCTTCCAAGCCTCCCTTCCATCAACCAGACCAAGAAACCCAAAATTGGACTTAGACTTTACATTTCCATTAACACGGCAAACCCCAAAAACCCTACCCACAATACCCTCAGCGGATGATTTTTGAATATAAAACGATGAAGTACATTTTCACAGAGGAATTAGATAATAATACAGTCAAACAATATATTACTGATGCAACAATAGAATTGACAAATATAGTAACAGGATCACGAGGATAAACCATGATAAATTCCAAAAATTAAACTCAGGATTCTTTGACTTAACGAAAGGAAAAACACCATAATGGACCACTCTCACAGTCATCCAACATAACGTACTGAAGTGGACCTTCCTTCGTAGTAAGGAACTAAGCacatttattcttctttctccCCACATCTTATACTTCTCAATTCCACAGGGATACCCAACTCCACGCGCATTAAGATCTGGAACTACAACGTTTTCCAATGCAACACCACTAACGATCAAAATGCCGGGACA is part of the Macrobrachium nipponense isolate FS-2020 chromosome 15, ASM1510439v2, whole genome shotgun sequence genome and harbors:
- the LOC135226941 gene encoding uncharacterized protein LOC135226941; this encodes MGFQEQEKELFRQEFEVVIRTVKEEEKLKVGAVMNGRVEKRRDGYEEGHGGHGFGIRNEDGDYLLEMAQSFELACLNTGFQKLHTYLISYESGGVQGQINYIRVRGAEKSNVTNCKVILGECVLNSIGWW